The following proteins are co-located in the Desulfonatronum thiodismutans genome:
- a CDS encoding ABC-F family ATP-binding cassette domain-containing protein — MSKLTIHALTKSYGGRDIFKDFNLEIVGGTRLAVVGANGAGKSTLLRILAGESNPDSGRVIFSTGARLGYVAQELDAGDLERGLLPWVMDALPSWARFWHRWEEAVQRRDEAALNILAEEQTVLEHQLGYSPEHRAKTILCGLGFAEADLGKPLQALSGGWRERAKLARVLTAGADVLLLDEPTNHLDLEAVTWLEEYLLGFDGVLIFVAHDRVFLDKVATQTLYLGEAKPILRPGTFSEFLAWREEMEQQWERQAAAIDDKIRHQAVFIDRFRFKASKARQAQSKLKSTDKLQKELEELRGQRPEVRAKTLSFSLPEPSRGDQTVLAAADLGFAFDDGRPLWPPLTFQLYRGQKVALVGPNGAGKTTLLKLISGDLVPKAGRIKVGPNTVMGYFSQHQTEILNPKTSVLSEMRRLAGPKASHYEVCSILGLFLLGEEYWERPVSSLSGGEKSRLLLASLFAARANFLVLDEPTNHLDLESREALIRALEEYTGTLIFVAHDRRLLAEAAQEVWAVGPEGLHVFSRGYEEYEEHRRATLSECVVEKPTQVGKVSRQDEKERRRAEAERRNALSRKLKPLKAEYARVESELETVLTRQSDLEQILVDPETYARSDEFTRLSKEYHEVEQQAERLMLRLEELEGEIGEVEGIVTES; from the coding sequence ATGTCCAAACTCACTATTCACGCCCTGACCAAGTCCTACGGCGGTCGAGATATTTTCAAGGATTTCAATCTGGAAATCGTCGGCGGAACCCGCCTGGCGGTGGTCGGCGCCAACGGCGCGGGCAAATCCACCTTGCTGCGCATTCTGGCCGGAGAATCCAATCCCGACAGTGGGCGGGTTATTTTTTCCACCGGGGCGCGTCTGGGGTACGTGGCCCAGGAACTGGACGCGGGCGACCTGGAGCGCGGGCTGTTGCCCTGGGTCATGGACGCCTTGCCGTCCTGGGCCAGATTTTGGCATCGCTGGGAAGAGGCTGTTCAGCGCCGGGATGAAGCGGCCTTGAATATTCTGGCCGAGGAGCAGACCGTGTTGGAGCACCAACTCGGCTACAGTCCGGAACACCGGGCCAAGACCATCCTGTGCGGCCTGGGTTTCGCCGAGGCCGACCTGGGCAAGCCCCTGCAAGCTCTGAGCGGCGGCTGGCGGGAGCGGGCCAAGCTGGCTCGGGTGCTCACCGCCGGGGCGGACGTGCTGCTTCTGGACGAGCCCACCAACCACCTGGATCTGGAGGCCGTGACCTGGCTGGAGGAGTATCTGCTCGGGTTTGACGGCGTCCTGATCTTCGTGGCCCACGACCGGGTCTTTCTGGACAAGGTGGCCACCCAGACCCTGTATTTGGGCGAAGCCAAGCCGATTCTCCGTCCCGGCACGTTTTCCGAATTCCTGGCTTGGCGGGAGGAAATGGAGCAGCAGTGGGAGCGCCAGGCCGCGGCCATTGATGACAAGATTCGTCACCAGGCCGTGTTTATCGACCGTTTCCGGTTTAAGGCCAGTAAAGCCCGGCAGGCCCAGAGCAAGTTGAAGAGCACGGACAAGCTGCAGAAGGAGTTGGAAGAACTGCGCGGCCAACGCCCGGAAGTCCGGGCCAAGACCCTGTCCTTCTCCCTGCCGGAACCCAGCCGAGGGGATCAGACGGTTTTGGCCGCCGCGGATCTCGGTTTCGCCTTTGACGACGGTCGACCGCTCTGGCCGCCGCTGACCTTTCAACTCTACCGGGGACAGAAGGTGGCCCTGGTCGGCCCCAACGGCGCGGGCAAAACCACGCTGCTCAAGCTGATCAGCGGGGATCTGGTGCCCAAAGCGGGGCGGATCAAGGTCGGCCCGAATACGGTCATGGGCTATTTCAGCCAGCACCAGACTGAAATCCTCAATCCGAAAACCTCGGTCCTGTCCGAAATGCGTCGTCTGGCCGGTCCCAAGGCCAGCCATTACGAGGTCTGCTCCATTCTCGGGTTGTTTCTGCTGGGCGAGGAATATTGGGAACGCCCGGTGTCCAGCCTCAGCGGCGGAGAGAAGAGTCGCCTGCTGCTTGCCTCCCTGTTCGCGGCCCGGGCCAACTTCCTGGTCCTGGACGAGCCCACCAACCACCTGGATCTGGAAAGCCGGGAAGCCTTGATTCGCGCCCTGGAGGAATACACCGGGACCCTGATCTTCGTGGCCCACGACCGCCGTCTGCTGGCCGAGGCGGCTCAAGAGGTCTGGGCCGTGGGGCCGGAGGGGCTGCACGTGTTTTCTCGCGGGTACGAAGAGTACGAGGAGCATCGCCGCGCGACCCTCTCCGAGTGCGTCGTAGAAAAGCCGACCCAGGTCGGCAAGGTCTCACGCCAGGATGAAAAGGAACGCCGCCGGGCCGAGGCTGAGCGCCGCAACGCGCTTTCCCGCAAGCTCAAGCCGTTGAAAGCCGAATACGCCCGGGTCGAGTCCGAACTGGAAACGGTCTTGACCCGCCAGAGCGACCTGGAGCAAATTCTGGTCGATCCGGAAACTTACGCCCGGAGCGACGAATTTACCCGCTTGAGCAAGGAATATCACGAAGTGGAGCAACAGGCCGAACGCCTGATGCTCCGGCTGGAAGAGCTGGAAGGCGAGATCGGGGAAGTGGAAGGGATTGTGACGGAATCTTGA
- a CDS encoding RsmB/NOP family class I SAM-dependent RNA methyltransferase has protein sequence MPQPTIPPARLAALAALGRIMRGEDAQSALDGQIRERKLDIRDANLASELCYGYLRHKGRLAFCLDRFLRKPGNLPPQCRTALELAGYEALFLERIPEFATRSWLTNRVRKKWGGGLAKVASAWITWVFEQSQALLDPDFYRRDAPDERTGERTFLSRYHSLPLWIVDLWIDGYGLDTASRLAEAQSAPAPLGLRINPLHPRREALVRQIEAFASELEILDPFSIACSRETARRAFPDLTEDIQNGAISRQSLEAQRILHAFGAGSWPEPVWDACAGRGGKAAYLLERGQCQVWASDPNAVRLRGLVQELRRLGLPPIPVVLARADAPSPWKEHPRTILLDAPCSGLGVLARRPDSKWKRTPKDIPPLIALQDRILQQAAASLPPGGRIIYITCTLNPTENQERIDHFLAGRRDFTLTSQYATPPDSPDREFFWGAVLERMSK, from the coding sequence ATGCCCCAACCAACCATCCCCCCGGCCCGCCTCGCGGCCTTGGCCGCCCTGGGCCGGATCATGCGGGGCGAGGACGCGCAGTCTGCCTTGGACGGCCAGATCCGTGAGCGCAAGCTGGACATCCGGGACGCCAACCTGGCGTCGGAGTTATGTTACGGTTATCTGCGCCACAAGGGCAGGCTGGCCTTTTGTCTGGACCGGTTCCTGCGCAAGCCCGGCAATCTGCCGCCCCAGTGCCGGACGGCCCTGGAACTGGCCGGATATGAGGCGCTTTTTCTGGAGCGGATTCCCGAGTTCGCCACCAGATCCTGGCTGACCAACCGGGTGCGCAAGAAGTGGGGGGGCGGCCTGGCCAAGGTCGCTTCGGCCTGGATAACGTGGGTTTTTGAACAGTCCCAGGCCCTGCTTGACCCGGATTTCTATCGCCGGGACGCGCCAGATGAGCGGACTGGCGAGCGGACGTTTCTTTCCCGCTACCATTCCCTGCCGCTTTGGATTGTTGATCTGTGGATTGACGGCTACGGCCTGGACACGGCATCCAGGCTGGCCGAGGCCCAGTCCGCGCCTGCTCCTTTGGGGCTGCGGATCAACCCGCTGCATCCCAGGCGGGAGGCCCTGGTCCGTCAGATTGAGGCCTTTGCCTCGGAACTGGAAATCCTCGACCCCTTCAGCATCGCCTGCTCACGTGAAACAGCCCGCCGCGCGTTTCCGGACCTGACCGAGGACATCCAAAACGGGGCCATCTCCCGGCAAAGCCTGGAAGCGCAACGGATTTTGCATGCCTTTGGCGCGGGCTCCTGGCCTGAGCCGGTCTGGGACGCCTGCGCGGGAAGAGGCGGGAAGGCCGCGTATCTTCTGGAACGGGGCCAATGCCAAGTATGGGCGAGCGATCCCAACGCGGTCCGCCTGCGCGGCCTCGTCCAGGAACTCCGCCGCCTGGGCCTGCCCCCCATCCCCGTGGTCCTGGCCCGGGCCGACGCACCTTCGCCCTGGAAGGAGCACCCCCGAACCATCCTGCTGGACGCGCCCTGCTCCGGTCTCGGCGTGCTGGCCCGACGCCCGGACAGCAAGTGGAAACGCACCCCCAAGGACATCCCGCCCCTGATCGCCCTCCAGGACCGCATCCTCCAGCAAGCGGCCGCGAGTCTGCCCCCTGGCGGACGCATCATCTACATCACCTGCACGCTTAATCCAACGGAAAATCAGGAAAGAATCGACCACTTTCTCGCCGGTCGCCGCGACTTCACGCTGACGAGCCAATACGCCACCCCGCCGGATTCGCCGGACAGGGAGTTTTTCTGGGGAGCAGTGTTGGAGAGAATGAGCAAATGA
- a CDS encoding carboxymuconolactone decarboxylase family protein, with protein MSKDKLPKNFQKLQQNHPEFMAAVGNLGKAVREAGSLDEKTINLLQMAAAAALRMEGAVHSHARRAMSAGATEEDVRHALIVLTSTIGFPAVATATSWVNDVSED; from the coding sequence ATGTCCAAGGACAAATTGCCGAAGAATTTTCAGAAATTGCAGCAGAATCACCCCGAGTTCATGGCCGCGGTGGGCAACCTGGGCAAGGCCGTTCGCGAGGCCGGCTCGCTGGATGAGAAGACCATCAACCTGCTCCAGATGGCCGCCGCCGCGGCCTTGCGTATGGAAGGGGCGGTGCACAGCCACGCCCGCCGGGCCATGTCCGCCGGGGCCACGGAAGAGGATGTACGCCACGCCCTGATCGTGCTCACCTCGACCATCGGCTTCCCGGCCGTGGCCACGGCCACGAGCTGGGTCAACGACGTGAGTGAGGATTAG
- a CDS encoding FAD-dependent oxidoreductase, whose translation MNTMNYAFLCSAPPPPNGLKAAVVGSGPAGLSAAGWLACAGYEVHVYDKLPKAGGLLVFGIPGFRIPARRIEDAAEKLAEEYGIRFHFCTKICTQDKVCESGDEFVQEMTSLSDLLHECAAVLICTGSWRPRRLNIPGEDLVGVYTSLEFLFPLRACKMTQSSTQAPLVAPPKVEGQRVAVIGAGLSAVDVVQSCLRLGAEEITLLYRKTVDEAPAGRMEIKLLRQRGVRWVEQTTPLRIVGENRAQRLVFTQGEEPREQELDVDLVVAAIGEVPTNPFPRELRLEDISKDGKGWLQMTKFDGVFVAGDVLTGPSKIGRAILSGLKAAESLDGWIKAHPLDSGGTRGDEEDKASQKEAGDV comes from the coding sequence ATGAACACCATGAACTACGCGTTTCTCTGTTCCGCGCCGCCTCCGCCCAACGGGTTGAAGGCGGCTGTGGTCGGATCGGGGCCGGCCGGGTTGTCCGCGGCCGGCTGGCTGGCCTGCGCCGGGTATGAGGTGCATGTCTACGACAAGTTGCCCAAGGCTGGGGGACTGCTGGTCTTCGGCATTCCCGGCTTTCGGATCCCGGCTCGGCGGATTGAGGACGCGGCGGAAAAATTAGCCGAAGAGTATGGCATACGATTCCATTTTTGTACGAAGATCTGCACCCAGGACAAGGTCTGTGAGTCCGGGGATGAATTCGTTCAGGAAATGACCAGCCTGTCCGACCTGCTCCACGAATGCGCGGCCGTGCTGATCTGCACCGGCAGTTGGCGTCCACGGCGGCTGAACATCCCCGGCGAAGACCTAGTCGGGGTCTATACGTCCCTGGAATTTCTCTTTCCATTGCGGGCCTGCAAGATGACCCAATCCTCCACCCAGGCGCCTCTGGTCGCCCCTCCAAAAGTCGAAGGACAACGGGTGGCGGTGATTGGCGCGGGATTGTCCGCTGTGGATGTGGTCCAGAGCTGTCTGCGACTGGGGGCCGAGGAAATCACCCTGCTCTACCGCAAGACGGTGGACGAAGCCCCGGCCGGGCGGATGGAAATCAAACTCCTGCGTCAGCGCGGAGTGCGCTGGGTAGAACAGACCACACCGCTGCGGATTGTCGGCGAGAATCGGGCCCAGCGGCTGGTTTTCACGCAAGGCGAAGAACCGCGGGAACAGGAGCTGGACGTGGACCTGGTAGTGGCGGCCATCGGCGAGGTGCCCACCAATCCCTTTCCCCGCGAACTTCGCCTGGAGGACATTTCCAAGGATGGCAAGGGCTGGTTGCAGATGACCAAGTTCGATGGCGTTTTCGTTGCCGGCGACGTGCTCACTGGGCCGTCCAAAATCGGTCGGGCCATTCTCAGCGGCCTGAAGGCCGCGGAATCCCTGGACGGCTGGATCAAGGCCCACCCGTTAGATTCAGGAGGCACGAGGGGGGATGAAGAAGACAAGGCATCCCAGAAGGAGGCGGGCGATGTCTAA
- the fmt gene encoding methionyl-tRNA formyltransferase — MAPDSDDPLRVVYFGTPPFAARILNDLSTDQQLRILAVVTQPDRPCGRGRACKPSAVKELALTKGYPVIQPETLKYPAMVAELEAFQADFFIVAAYGLIFPETVLGLPKHGCLNVHASLLPRYRGASPIQAALLAGDPVTGITIMRMAKGMDTGPILLQRAMGVDINDTAQTLHDTLAAQGGRLLLETLNRHRAGTLIAVEQDHSLATYAPRLTKNMGLIDWDQPARTVHNHIRAMHPWPGAYFFLPGENQTKRKVAVHPGQIGEPLEGDKPAPGSFIGMQDDMLTIACRDKAYLVRHFHPSDAKRMDAQAFRCGYLRQFRPGDNLCLGPDEPDGSDGPPPEES, encoded by the coding sequence ATGGCACCCGATTCCGACGACCCATTGCGGGTGGTGTATTTCGGCACCCCGCCCTTTGCCGCCCGAATATTGAACGACTTGAGCACGGATCAACAACTCCGCATTCTGGCCGTGGTCACCCAGCCGGACCGTCCCTGCGGCCGGGGCCGGGCCTGCAAACCGTCAGCGGTCAAGGAGCTGGCCCTGACCAAGGGTTATCCGGTGATCCAACCGGAGACGCTCAAGTATCCGGCCATGGTCGCCGAATTGGAAGCCTTTCAGGCGGACTTCTTCATCGTCGCGGCCTACGGGCTGATTTTTCCCGAAACGGTGCTGGGTCTGCCCAAACACGGCTGCCTGAACGTGCACGCCTCCCTGCTGCCGCGCTATCGGGGTGCCTCGCCCATCCAGGCCGCGCTGCTGGCCGGAGACCCGGTCACCGGGATCACCATCATGCGCATGGCCAAAGGCATGGATACCGGGCCGATCCTCCTGCAGCGGGCCATGGGCGTGGACATCAACGACACGGCTCAGACCCTGCATGACACTTTGGCCGCCCAAGGCGGCAGGCTGCTGCTGGAAACCCTGAACCGGCACCGGGCCGGCACGCTGATCGCCGTGGAGCAGGATCACTCCCTGGCCACGTATGCACCCCGACTGACCAAGAACATGGGGCTGATCGACTGGGACCAACCGGCCCGAACCGTGCATAACCACATCCGGGCCATGCACCCCTGGCCAGGAGCCTACTTTTTTTTGCCTGGGGAAAACCAGACCAAACGCAAGGTCGCCGTACATCCCGGCCAGATTGGCGAGCCGCTTGAGGGCGACAAGCCTGCTCCCGGCTCGTTCATCGGCATGCAGGACGACATGCTGACCATCGCCTGCCGGGACAAGGCCTATCTGGTCCGCCATTTCCATCCGTCCGACGCCAAGCGCATGGACGCTCAGGCTTTTCGCTGCGGCTATCTGCGCCAATTCCGTCCGGGTGACAACCTTTGCCTGGGGCCGGACGAGCCGGACGGGTCGGACGGGCCCCCACCCGAGGAATCCTGA
- the def gene encoding peptide deformylase — protein sequence MIRPVLTYPDPILAKTAAEIETVTPEICQLAEDMLETMYHKEGLGLAAPQVGESCRLIVVDTTGPERREEPLVFVNPRIVETQGRVESSEGCLSVMNYRSKVQRAERVRLQALNLEGQPVEMEVDGMLAICLQHELDHLDGVLFIDKISRLKRSLYEQKLKKWLKKR from the coding sequence ATGATTCGCCCCGTACTGACGTATCCTGACCCGATTCTGGCCAAGACCGCGGCCGAAATCGAGACCGTCACCCCGGAAATTTGCCAACTGGCCGAGGACATGCTGGAGACCATGTACCACAAGGAAGGGCTCGGCCTGGCCGCCCCCCAGGTGGGCGAGTCCTGCCGATTGATCGTGGTGGACACGACCGGCCCGGAAAGGCGCGAGGAGCCGCTGGTTTTCGTCAACCCCCGGATCGTGGAGACCCAGGGCCGGGTGGAATCCAGCGAAGGCTGCCTGAGCGTGATGAACTACCGGAGCAAGGTCCAGCGGGCCGAGCGCGTCCGGTTGCAGGCCCTGAACCTGGAGGGCCAACCCGTTGAGATGGAGGTGGACGGCATGCTGGCCATCTGCCTCCAACACGAACTGGACCACCTGGACGGCGTGCTTTTCATCGACAAGATCAGCCGTCTGAAACGCTCGCTCTACGAGCAGAAGTTGAAAAAATGGCTCAAGAAACGCTGA
- a CDS encoding type 1 glutamine amidotransferase domain-containing protein — translation MELSGKKVMIMVAELFNDYEFIYPYYRLLETGAHVEVVGVKAGVVYSSKVGTTAKSTAAAKDLNPAEFAGLVIPGGYAPDFMRRDPAMVSLVRELTNQGKVVAAICHAGWMLASAKILQGRTVTSYFAIKDDLVHAGANWVDQEVVEDGGLITSRTPDDLPAFMRAVVAALARG, via the coding sequence ATGGAACTGTCCGGCAAGAAGGTCATGATCATGGTCGCTGAATTGTTTAATGATTACGAGTTCATCTACCCCTACTACCGACTCCTGGAAACAGGGGCTCACGTGGAGGTTGTCGGGGTCAAGGCCGGGGTGGTCTATTCCAGCAAGGTCGGGACCACGGCCAAAAGCACGGCCGCGGCCAAGGACCTGAATCCGGCGGAGTTTGCCGGGCTGGTCATTCCCGGCGGGTACGCCCCGGACTTTATGCGCCGCGATCCGGCCATGGTTTCGCTGGTCCGGGAGTTGACCAACCAGGGCAAGGTCGTGGCAGCTATTTGCCACGCCGGCTGGATGCTGGCCTCGGCCAAGATCCTTCAGGGCCGCACCGTGACCTCGTATTTCGCCATCAAGGACGACCTGGTTCATGCCGGGGCGAATTGGGTGGACCAGGAGGTCGTGGAGGACGGAGGTCTGATCACCAGCCGCACCCCGGACGACCTGCCGGCCTTCATGCGCGCGGTGGTCGCGGCCCTGGCCCGGGGCTGA
- a CDS encoding dihydrolipoyl dehydrogenase family protein, producing MQRYDVIVVGSGTAGYTAAHACRKAGKSVLVVDKRPFGGTCAMRGCQPKKILVAATQAVHGANALHGQGVTGESRLDWPSLMRFKRDFTDAVPQGSERGFLDAGMATAHGLATFTGPRRLRIGEEEHEAEHVVIAAGAVPRKLDIPGGELLLDSDAFLELDALPESIAFVGGGFVCFEFAFICALAGVRTTVIHRGDRFLRNFDPDLVALLMEAGKARGIEFLPETKVSAVRKDGREFVLDLAGSGPTSLRVQAVVAAAGRVPDLDGLGLDVAGVSVSPKGVSVNSFMQSVSNPAVYAVGDAADTPYALATTADMEAETAAVNILQGNTTQADHAAVPSVVFSVPPLATVGMNEERARRASEEQGFKLTVNTGDATGWMTSRRIGQKHAAYKVILNKDAGTVLGAHLLGHSAEEMINVLALAIKFKLTRTQLKSLLWAYPTHVSDIKYMI from the coding sequence ATGCAACGGTACGACGTGATCGTCGTCGGCTCCGGAACGGCCGGTTATACCGCGGCCCATGCCTGCCGCAAGGCCGGAAAGAGCGTCCTGGTGGTGGACAAGCGACCATTCGGAGGAACCTGCGCCATGCGCGGCTGTCAACCCAAGAAGATACTGGTGGCCGCCACCCAGGCCGTGCATGGGGCCAATGCCCTGCACGGGCAGGGCGTAACCGGAGAAAGCCGGCTGGATTGGCCCTCCTTGATGCGTTTCAAGCGCGACTTCACCGATGCCGTGCCCCAGGGTTCGGAGCGAGGCTTTCTTGATGCCGGGATGGCCACGGCTCACGGCCTGGCCACGTTCACCGGCCCCCGGCGGCTACGGATCGGAGAAGAGGAGCATGAAGCCGAACACGTCGTCATCGCCGCCGGGGCCGTGCCCAGGAAACTGGATATTCCCGGCGGCGAACTGCTGCTGGACAGCGACGCCTTCCTGGAACTCGACGCGCTTCCGGAAAGCATCGCCTTTGTTGGCGGCGGATTTGTCTGTTTTGAATTCGCCTTCATCTGCGCCCTGGCCGGGGTGCGCACGACGGTCATCCACCGCGGCGACCGTTTTCTGCGCAACTTCGATCCGGACTTGGTTGCGTTGCTTATGGAGGCCGGCAAGGCACGAGGGATCGAATTTTTACCCGAAACCAAAGTTTCCGCCGTGCGCAAGGACGGCCGGGAATTCGTGCTCGACCTTGCCGGGTCAGGCCCGACCTCACTGCGTGTCCAGGCGGTCGTGGCTGCCGCCGGGCGGGTGCCGGACCTGGACGGACTGGGGCTGGACGTTGCCGGAGTCAGCGTGAGCCCGAAGGGGGTCAGCGTGAACTCCTTCATGCAAAGCGTTTCCAACCCTGCTGTGTATGCCGTGGGCGACGCCGCGGATACGCCTTACGCCCTGGCCACCACCGCGGACATGGAGGCCGAAACCGCGGCGGTTAACATTCTTCAGGGCAATACCACCCAGGCGGACCACGCGGCCGTCCCCAGTGTCGTGTTTTCCGTTCCGCCCCTGGCCACCGTGGGCATGAACGAGGAGCGGGCCCGTCGGGCCTCGGAAGAACAAGGCTTCAAGCTGACAGTGAACACCGGCGACGCCACGGGCTGGATGACCTCCCGGCGCATCGGCCAGAAGCACGCGGCCTACAAGGTCATCCTGAACAAGGATGCGGGAACGGTCCTGGGCGCGCACTTGCTTGGCCACAGCGCCGAGGAGATGATCAACGTCCTTGCCTTGGCCATCAAGTTCAAACTGACCAGGACGCAGCTCAAAAGCCTGCTCTGGGCCTACCCGACCCATGTTTCGGACATCAAGTACATGATTTGA
- a CDS encoding DUF116 domain-containing protein has translation MPLKPLEPPQKQDRKQELDPEFLETVSNPGKRLFIGLILATSFLLCLILAFLWLIPFIGLQNIHPFASGLLAVALLALGAMILWSSIGMVLNILLGRSFPLSSRFRGITIKLFLPLMTLLGRLFNIPRDDIRLSFIKVNNELVTSERGRFQPHEILLLLPHCLQNSRCPRRLTYDINHCKRCGECPLDGLIGLAETYSIRIAIATGGTIARRIVVQNKPKLIIAVACARDLSSGIQDTYPIPVYGVLNQRPFGPCLDTLVDLPNIEAALQRFLAVSARS, from the coding sequence ATGCCCCTGAAGCCGCTTGAGCCGCCCCAAAAGCAGGATCGGAAGCAGGAGCTGGACCCGGAATTCCTGGAAACGGTCTCCAATCCCGGAAAGCGGCTGTTCATCGGCCTGATACTGGCCACGTCGTTCCTGCTTTGTCTGATCCTGGCCTTCTTGTGGTTGATCCCCTTCATCGGCCTGCAAAACATCCATCCTTTCGCATCAGGTCTGCTGGCCGTCGCCCTGCTGGCCCTGGGGGCCATGATCCTCTGGTCCTCCATAGGAATGGTCCTGAACATTCTTTTGGGCCGCAGCTTTCCTCTCAGTTCGCGGTTTCGAGGGATCACCATCAAGCTCTTTCTGCCCCTGATGACCCTTCTGGGACGGCTGTTCAACATTCCCAGGGACGACATCCGACTGTCCTTCATCAAGGTGAACAACGAGTTGGTGACCTCGGAACGAGGCCGGTTCCAGCCTCACGAAATACTGCTTCTGCTGCCCCACTGCCTGCAAAATTCCCGCTGCCCCCGACGCTTGACCTACGACATCAACCACTGCAAACGTTGTGGAGAATGCCCCTTGGACGGACTGATCGGCCTGGCGGAGACCTACAGCATCCGCATCGCCATCGCCACGGGCGGTACCATCGCCCGGCGGATCGTGGTCCAGAACAAGCCCAAGCTGATCATCGCCGTGGCCTGTGCCCGAGACCTCTCCAGCGGCATCCAGGACACCTACCCCATCCCGGTCTACGGCGTCCTCAACCAACGTCCCTTCGGCCCCTGCCTGGACACCCTGGTAGACCTGCCAAACATCGAAGCCGCCCTGCAACGCTTTTTGGCCGTATCCGCGCGAAGCTGA
- a CDS encoding 4Fe-4S dicluster domain-containing protein, whose translation MSKSKKTLYIDYNLCIGCESCEAVCGYLYGQPRIHMTRTSDGITVPISCHHCANPACLKACNVNAFYQDDEGAVILQPKTCVGCMVCLSVCPFAAISHSRTGPNPVAKCDLCAERRAKGMTPACVEICPCGAILFGSPEDIESELRQRVAEGIVQSHMHPERFGTQVGLRAMKKSVSVEGYAAGTAEREEDQGS comes from the coding sequence ATGTCTAAGTCCAAGAAAACCCTGTACATTGACTACAACCTGTGCATCGGCTGCGAAAGCTGCGAGGCTGTCTGCGGATATCTGTACGGCCAGCCCCGAATTCACATGACCCGGACCAGCGACGGGATCACCGTGCCCATCAGCTGCCACCACTGCGCCAACCCGGCCTGCCTCAAAGCCTGCAACGTGAATGCCTTTTACCAGGACGACGAAGGCGCGGTCATCCTCCAGCCCAAGACCTGCGTGGGTTGCATGGTCTGCCTCTCGGTCTGTCCCTTTGCCGCCATTTCCCATTCCCGCACCGGCCCCAATCCGGTGGCCAAGTGCGATCTCTGCGCCGAACGCCGGGCCAAGGGCATGACTCCGGCCTGCGTGGAAATTTGCCCCTGCGGGGCCATCCTCTTCGGCTCCCCGGAAGATATCGAGTCCGAACTCCGCCAGCGTGTGGCCGAGGGCATCGTCCAGTCCCACATGCACCCGGAACGTTTCGGCACCCAGGTCGGCCTGCGGGCCATGAAGAAGTCCGTCAGCGTGGAAGGTTATGCGGCAGGCACGGCGGAAAGGGAGGAAGATCAGGGCAGTTGA